A part of Pseudomonas sp. HR96 genomic DNA contains:
- the pyrF gene encoding orotidine-5'-phosphate decarboxylase, with the protein MSVCQTPIIVALDFPTRDAALKLADQLDPKLCRVKVGKELFTSSASGIVETLNDRGFEVFLDLKFHDIPNTTAMAVKAAAEMGVWMVNVHCSGGLRMMAACREELDKRSGAKPLLIGVTVLTSMERADLAAIGLDIEPQEQVLRLAALAQKAGLDGLVCSALEAQALKAAHPALQLVTPGIRPAGSVADDQRRILTPRQALDAGSDYLVIGRPISQAADPTQALARVVAELNG; encoded by the coding sequence ATGTCCGTTTGCCAGACTCCGATCATCGTCGCTTTGGATTTCCCGACCCGTGACGCCGCCCTGAAGCTGGCTGATCAACTGGACCCCAAGCTATGCCGGGTCAAGGTGGGCAAGGAACTGTTCACCAGCAGCGCCTCGGGTATTGTCGAGACGCTCAACGACAGGGGCTTCGAGGTGTTTCTCGACCTCAAATTCCACGATATACCGAACACCACGGCAATGGCGGTCAAGGCTGCGGCCGAGATGGGCGTGTGGATGGTCAATGTGCACTGCTCCGGTGGCCTGCGCATGATGGCGGCCTGCCGTGAAGAGCTCGACAAGCGCAGCGGTGCCAAGCCATTGCTGATTGGGGTGACCGTGCTGACCAGCATGGAGCGCGCCGACCTGGCCGCCATCGGCCTGGACATCGAACCGCAGGAACAGGTGCTGCGCCTCGCTGCGCTGGCGCAGAAGGCGGGTCTGGACGGCCTGGTGTGCTCGGCACTGGAGGCCCAGGCGCTGAAGGCGGCGCACCCGGCGCTGCAACTGGTGACCCCGGGCATTCGCCCGGCGGGCAGCGTGGCGGATGACCAGCGGCGAATCCTGACCCCGCGTCAGGCGCTGGATGCCGGTTCCGACTACCTGGTGATCGGTCGCCCGATCAGCCAGGCGGCGGACCCGACCCAAGCGTTGGCCCGGGTGGTGGCCGAGCTCAACGGCTGA
- the eat gene encoding ethanolamine permease, with the protein MNTKLKPTLGTLHLWGIAVGLVISGEYFGWSYGWGVAGTLGFLVTSLLVALMYACFIFSFTELTTAIPHAGGPFAYSRRAFGEKGGLIAGLATLIEFVFAPPAIALAIGAYLNVQFPALDPRHAALGAYIVFMLLNILGVQLAATFELVVCILAVLELLVFMGVVAPAFSFSNFALNGWAGDSSFSPAAIGGMFAAIPFAIWFFLAIEGAAMAAEEAKDPRRTIPKAYISGILTLVLLAMGVMFFAGGVGDWRTLSNINDPLPQAMKAVVGERSGWLHMLVWIGLFGLVASFHGIILGYSRQFFALARAGYLPASLAKLSRFQTPHRAIIAGGIIGIAAIYSDSLINLSGMTLTAAMITMAVFGAIVMYIMSMLSLFKLRRSEPGLERSFRAPGYPIVPGIALVLAVVCLIAMAWYNTLIGLIFLGFMAVGFIYFALTKPLRAAAPADAMLTGV; encoded by the coding sequence ATGAACACCAAACTCAAGCCCACGTTGGGCACGCTGCACTTGTGGGGAATCGCCGTCGGCCTGGTGATTTCCGGTGAATACTTCGGCTGGAGCTACGGCTGGGGCGTCGCCGGGACCCTGGGCTTTCTGGTCACCTCGCTGCTGGTAGCCTTGATGTATGCCTGCTTCATCTTCAGCTTCACCGAACTGACCACGGCCATTCCCCATGCGGGCGGCCCGTTCGCCTACAGCCGTCGAGCCTTCGGAGAAAAGGGCGGGCTGATCGCCGGCCTCGCCACGCTGATCGAATTCGTCTTCGCCCCGCCGGCCATCGCCCTGGCCATCGGTGCCTACCTCAACGTGCAGTTCCCGGCGCTCGACCCACGCCATGCGGCATTGGGCGCCTATATCGTATTCATGCTGCTGAACATCCTCGGTGTGCAGCTGGCGGCCACCTTCGAACTGGTGGTGTGCATTCTTGCCGTGCTCGAACTGCTGGTGTTCATGGGCGTGGTCGCACCCGCTTTCAGCTTCAGCAACTTTGCCCTCAACGGCTGGGCCGGTGACAGCAGCTTCAGCCCGGCGGCCATCGGCGGCATGTTCGCGGCCATTCCCTTCGCCATCTGGTTCTTCCTGGCCATCGAAGGCGCTGCGATGGCGGCCGAAGAAGCCAAGGACCCCAGGCGGACCATTCCCAAAGCCTACATCAGCGGCATCCTGACCCTGGTGCTGCTGGCCATGGGCGTGATGTTCTTCGCCGGCGGCGTGGGCGACTGGCGCACTTTGTCGAATATCAACGACCCCTTGCCCCAGGCCATGAAGGCCGTGGTCGGCGAGCGCTCCGGCTGGCTGCACATGCTGGTATGGATTGGCCTGTTCGGCCTGGTCGCCAGCTTTCACGGGATCATACTTGGCTACTCGCGGCAGTTCTTCGCCCTCGCCCGCGCCGGCTACCTGCCGGCCTCGCTGGCCAAGCTGTCGCGCTTCCAGACCCCGCATCGCGCAATCATCGCCGGCGGCATCATCGGCATCGCTGCCATCTACAGCGACAGCCTGATCAACCTCAGCGGCATGACCCTGACCGCCGCCATGATCACCATGGCGGTGTTCGGCGCCATCGTCATGTACATCATGAGTATGCTCAGTCTGTTCAAGCTGCGCCGCAGCGAGCCAGGCCTGGAACGCAGCTTCCGGGCGCCAGGCTACCCGATCGTGCCGGGCATCGCCCTGGTGCTGGCGGTGGTCTGCCTGATCGCCATGGCCTGGTACAACACCCTGATCGGCCTGATCTTCCTCGGCTTCATGGCGGTGGGCTTCATCTATTTCGCCTTGACCAAGCCACTGCGCGCCGCTGCGCCGGCCGACGCCATGCTGACCGGGGTCTGA
- a CDS encoding DUF2897 family protein produces the protein MPWYAWLILVVAIGSIVGGLMMLRDSASKVELTDEERRRVQQRNAEMDAKEARDR, from the coding sequence ATGCCCTGGTATGCCTGGTTGATATTGGTGGTCGCGATCGGTTCGATCGTGGGTGGCCTGATGATGCTGCGCGACAGCGCCAGCAAGGTCGAGCTGACCGACGAAGAACGTAGACGCGTGCAGCAACGCAATGCCGAAATGGACGCGAAGGAAGCTCGCGACCGTTGA
- a CDS encoding TetR/AcrR family transcriptional regulator, with translation MRYSQDHKAQTYQRIVKEASARFRRDGIGATGLQPLMKALGLTHGGFYAHFKSKDDLVETALRDASEESANRAVETFAKPDALNSFIDMYLSQAHRENPDRGCPLPTMAAELGQRGTPSATADEAVQRHLTRLAAALGGDDADARSVMMLSSLVGALLLSRSVQDPALSDRILNTVREALKHEAQA, from the coding sequence ATGCGTTATTCCCAGGATCACAAAGCACAGACCTATCAGCGCATCGTCAAGGAGGCCTCGGCCCGATTTCGTCGCGACGGGATCGGCGCCACCGGCCTGCAACCCCTGATGAAAGCCCTGGGCCTGACCCACGGCGGCTTCTATGCGCATTTCAAGTCCAAGGACGACCTGGTCGAAACCGCCCTGCGCGATGCCAGCGAGGAGTCGGCCAACCGCGCCGTGGAAACCTTCGCCAAGCCCGACGCGCTGAACAGCTTCATCGACATGTACCTGAGCCAGGCGCATCGGGAAAACCCGGATCGCGGTTGCCCGTTGCCGACCATGGCCGCAGAGTTGGGCCAGCGTGGCACGCCCAGTGCGACCGCCGATGAAGCGGTGCAGCGCCACCTGACCCGCCTGGCCGCGGCCCTCGGCGGAGACGACGCCGACGCCAGGAGCGTGATGATGCTCTCCTCGCTGGTGGGCGCCTTGCTGCTGTCGCGCAGCGTCCAGGACCCGGCCCTGTCGGACCGCATCCTCAACACCGTGCGCGAAGCGCTCAAGCACGAGGCCCAGGCCTGA
- the fabF gene encoding beta-ketoacyl-ACP synthase II — MSFERIVVTGMGVVSPLGTGIETVWQRLLAGRSGLRVLPDDVVEGLAARVGGVVPTLAEDAEGGFDADWAVAPKDQKKMDRFIEFAMSAAKQALAQAGWQPQTEQQKQRTATIIGSGIGGFPAIADAVRTTDARGPKRLSPFTIPSFLVNLAAGHVSIEFGLQGPMGAPVTACAAGVQAIGDAARMIRAGEADIAVCGGAEAAIDRVSLAGFAAARALSSGFNETPEKASRPFDRDRDGFVMGEGAGILVIESLSHALARGATPLAELVGYGTSADAYHLTAGPEDGSGARRAMQAAIAQAAIAPAQIQHLNAHATSTPVGDKGELAAIRAVFGEAPQLAITSTKSATGHLLGAAGGLEAIFTLLAIRDQVAPATLNFEHADEAVGQLDIVHGASRPMPIEYALSNGFGFGGVNASVLFKRWQA; from the coding sequence ATGAGCTTTGAACGAATAGTGGTAACGGGCATGGGCGTGGTCTCGCCCTTGGGCACGGGTATCGAAACGGTCTGGCAGCGGTTGCTCGCTGGGCGCTCCGGTTTGCGGGTGCTGCCCGACGACGTGGTTGAAGGCCTGGCGGCCCGGGTTGGCGGTGTGGTGCCGACGCTGGCAGAGGATGCCGAAGGTGGCTTCGACGCCGATTGGGCGGTGGCGCCCAAGGACCAGAAAAAAATGGACCGTTTCATCGAGTTCGCCATGTCGGCGGCCAAGCAGGCCTTGGCCCAGGCCGGCTGGCAGCCGCAGACCGAACAGCAGAAGCAACGTACCGCGACCATCATCGGCTCCGGCATCGGCGGCTTCCCGGCCATCGCCGATGCGGTGCGCACCACGGACGCGCGAGGGCCCAAGCGCCTGTCGCCGTTTACCATTCCCTCGTTTCTGGTCAATCTGGCGGCCGGCCATGTGTCCATCGAGTTCGGCCTGCAAGGCCCCATGGGCGCGCCGGTCACTGCTTGCGCCGCCGGGGTCCAGGCCATCGGCGATGCTGCGCGGATGATCCGCGCCGGTGAGGCGGACATTGCCGTGTGCGGCGGTGCCGAGGCGGCCATCGACCGAGTCAGCCTGGCTGGCTTCGCTGCGGCGCGGGCACTGTCCAGTGGCTTCAATGAAACTCCCGAGAAGGCCTCGCGGCCATTCGACCGCGATCGCGACGGCTTCGTGATGGGCGAGGGGGCGGGCATCCTGGTGATCGAGTCGCTTAGCCACGCCCTGGCGCGGGGCGCAACACCGCTGGCCGAACTGGTCGGCTATGGCACCAGCGCCGATGCCTATCACCTGACCGCCGGCCCCGAGGACGGCAGTGGCGCGCGCCGAGCCATGCAGGCGGCGATCGCTCAGGCGGCCATTGCCCCGGCACAGATCCAGCACCTCAACGCCCACGCCACTTCAACGCCGGTGGGCGACAAGGGCGAGCTGGCAGCGATCCGCGCGGTGTTCGGCGAGGCGCCGCAGTTGGCGATCACTTCCACCAAATCGGCGACTGGGCATCTACTGGGTGCCGCGGGTGGGCTCGAGGCGATTTTCACCCTGTTGGCGATCCGCGATCAGGTAGCGCCGGCCACCCTCAACTTCGAACATGCCGACGAGGCGGTCGGGCAACTGGATATCGTCCATGGCGCATCCCGGCCAATGCCCATCGAGTACGCCCTGTCCAACGGCTTCGGCTTTGGCGGCGTGAATGCCAGCGTGCTATTCAAGCGTTGGCAGGCCTGA
- a CDS encoding ComEA family DNA-binding protein — protein sequence MRTLSSILFAVLATLSVATHAAVPASASLPQSDTTQPASAMVKVNLNTADAETLRRELSGIGATKAQAIVTHRDTNGAFTSVDEMLEVNGIGKSLLDRNIDKLTIE from the coding sequence ATGCGTACCCTCTCATCGATCCTGTTTGCCGTGCTCGCCACCCTGTCCGTCGCCACCCACGCCGCCGTACCGGCTTCGGCCAGTCTGCCGCAAAGCGACACCACGCAACCGGCGAGTGCCATGGTCAAGGTCAACCTGAACACGGCGGACGCAGAAACCCTGCGCCGCGAGCTGTCCGGTATCGGCGCCACCAAGGCGCAGGCGATCGTGACCCACCGTGATACCAACGGCGCGTTCACCTCGGTGGACGAAATGCTCGAGGTGAACGGCATTGGCAAGTCACTGCTGGATCGCAACATCGACAAGCTGACAATCGAGTAG